In Silene latifolia isolate original U9 population chromosome X, ASM4854445v1, whole genome shotgun sequence, the following proteins share a genomic window:
- the LOC141618760 gene encoding uncharacterized protein LOC141618760 isoform X1, whose product MATLPFRPPQFSDDAAWLPPWLQPNHSQSSMTPFLRDDDNFPNSLQNVDIPKGDNNLAKDSNLLLSGGSIHKPYNVCRLYLSGEDSSPITLTPCEKVLHFNLYLSTDGTSSINDTSQNDYQIC is encoded by the exons ATGGCGACTCTCCCCTTCCGTCCTCCTCAATTCTCCGAC GATGCAGCATGGCTTCCTCCTTGGCTTCAACCTAATCATTCTCAATCCTCAATGACACCGTTTCTCCGCGACGACGATAATTTCCCCAATTCTCTTCAG AATGTCGATATACCTAAAGGCGACAACAACCTTGCTAAAGATTCAAATCTTCTCTTAAGTGGAGGAAGCATACACAAGCCGTACAATGTTTGCCGTTTGTACTTATCTGGTGAAGATAGCTCACCAATTACCCTCACACCTTGTGAAAAG GTGTTGCATTTTAACTTGTATCTTTCAACAGATGGGACGTCCTCCATTAATGATACATCTCAAAATGACTATCAAATCTGCTGA
- the LOC141618760 gene encoding uncharacterized protein LOC141618760 isoform X2, which yields MATLPFRPPQFSDDAAWLPPWLQPNHSQSSMTPFLRDDDNFPNSLQNVDIPKGDNNLAKDSNLLLSGGSIHKPYNVLHFNLYLSTDGTSSINDTSQNDYQIC from the exons ATGGCGACTCTCCCCTTCCGTCCTCCTCAATTCTCCGAC GATGCAGCATGGCTTCCTCCTTGGCTTCAACCTAATCATTCTCAATCCTCAATGACACCGTTTCTCCGCGACGACGATAATTTCCCCAATTCTCTTCAG AATGTCGATATACCTAAAGGCGACAACAACCTTGCTAAAGATTCAAATCTTCTCTTAAGTGGAGGAAGCATACACAAGCCGTACAAT GTGTTGCATTTTAACTTGTATCTTTCAACAGATGGGACGTCCTCCATTAATGATACATCTCAAAATGACTATCAAATCTGCTGA